TCCAAGGGGAGGACTGCGCCATGAGCATCACGCCGATTTCCGCCGATTCTCACATCACCGAGCCGCCGGACTGCTATTCCGCGCGCATCGACAAGGCCTGGCGTGAGAAGGCGCCGCATATCGTCAAGGACCCGAAGTTCGGCGAGGTCTTCGTCATTCCCGGCTTCGACAAGCCGATCCCGATGGGGCTCGTGGCCGCCGCGGGGCGGGATCCGAAGGATCTCAACTTCAACACCCAGAACTACGGCGACCTGCATCCGGGCGGCTACGATCCCAAGGCGCGGCTGGCCGACCAGGATCGCGACGGAATCTTTGGCGAAATCATCTATCCTTCGGTCGGCATGATGCTCTGCAATCATCCAGACTTCGACTACAAGAAGGCCTGCTTCGACGCCTACAACATCTGGCTGCAGGAGTATTGCGACTTCGCCCCCGGCCGGCTGTTCGGCATGCCCCAGATCGCGATGCGCACGGTAGACGAAGGTATCGCCGACCTGATGGACCTGAAGGCGCGCGGCTTCCGCGGCATCATGATGCCGGGCGAGCCGGCGGTCGCCGACTATGACGACCCCATCTACGATCCATTCTACGAAGCCGCGGTCGACCTGAAGATGCCGCTGTCGTTCCACATCCTGACGTCGAGCAACGCCGCCGCCGGCCGCACGCGGGGGCCGCGGATCAACTCCTTCCAGTCGATCATCCGCGGCAATCAGGACATCCTGGGCACCTTCATCTTCGGCGGCGTCTTCGACCGGCATCCGGACCTGAAGATCGTCTGCGTCGAGGCCGACGCCGGCTGGGCGCCCCACTGGATGTACCGCGCCGACCACGCCTACAAGCGCCACCGTTACTGGATGAAGTGCGACGAGCTGCAGCGCCTGCCGTCCGAGTATTTCCTGGAGCACATCTACCTGACGTTTCAGGACGACTGGTCGGCCTTCCAGATGAAGGATCTGCTGAACGTGGACCGCCTGATGTGGGCCAACGATTTCCCCCATTCGGACGCCACCTGGCCCTGGTCGCAGGAGATCCTGGCAGAGCAGACCGTCAATCTGTCCGATCACGAAAAGCAACGCATCCTGCGCGACAATGTGCGGGAACTCTACGACCTGCCGATCCAGTAGGAGGCGGAAGATGCTCGATCTCAAGATCACCAACGGAACCATCGTCGACGGCACCGGCGCGAAGGGCTGGAAGGGCGATATCGGCGTCAAGGACGGCCGGATCGTCGCCATGGGCAAGGTGGACGGGGACGCCGAGCGCACCATCGACGCGAAGGGCCATGTCGTCGCGCCGGGCTTCGTCGACATCCACACCCATTACGACGCGCAGGTCGTCTGGGACCGGATGCTGTCGATCTCGCCCTGGCACGGCGTCACCACGGCCGTGATGGGCAATTGCGGCTTCGCTGTTGCGCCGACGCGGCGCGAGCACCGCGACCTGATCATGCGCACGCTGGAGAACGTCGAGGGCATGAGTGTGGCCGCACTGACGAGCGGCCTGGGCGACTGGGGCTTCGAGAGCTTCCCGGAGTATCTCGACGCGCTGGAGAAGCTGGGCACCGCGATCAACATCAGCGTCTTCTGCGGCCACACGCCGCTCCGGCTCTACGTCATGGGCGAGGAAGCGACGGAGCGCGAGGCCAACGCCGACGAGCTGGCTGAAATGAAACGCCTCGTCGAGGAGGCGATGGACGCCGGCGCCATCGGCTTCGCCACCTCCAAGGCCGTGACCCATACGGGCTACGCCGGACGGCCCGTGCCGAGCCGCCTCGCCTCCATGCAGGAGATCGAGACGCTGGCCGGCGTGCTGGGCGAGAAGGACAAGGGCATCCTGCAGGCCACCATCGGCCGCGAGCTGTTCATCCCGGAATTCGAGCGGATTGCGCGCCAGACGGGCCGCCCCGTGACCTGGACCGCCATGCTGGCGGGTACGCAACTCGCCGACGGCACCGCGGAAGAGCATCTCGAGCGCACCCGGGAGCTGAAGAACCAGGGCCTCGACATCGTGCCCCAGGTCACGCCGCGGGCGCTGATGTTCGAGATCCAGATGAAGGCGCCCTTCATCTTCGAGCCCGTCTCGGTCTTCAAGCCGGTGCGCGGCGCCAGCTTCGAGGAGAAGAAGCGCCTCTACGCCGACGCGGACTTCCGCGACGCGTTCCGCCACAAGCTGTCGGGCAATATCCGTCCCGGCTTCCAGCGCAGCTTCGACATGACCATCATCGCCGACGTCCCGGGCCATCCCGAACTGGCGGAGATGACCCTGGCGGATGCCGCCGCCCAGGCCGGCAAGCATCCGACGGATTTCATGCTCGACATCTCCCTGTCGACCGATCTGGAGGCGCGCTTCCGCATGCCGGTGGCGAACCATTTCGAGGACGAAGTGGAGCCGCTGTTGAAGGACGGCAACACGGTGATCGGCCTCTCCGACGCCGGGGCGCACGCCAGCCAGCTCTGCGACGCCTGCCTGCCGACGCATCTGCTCGGCCGCTGGGTGCGGGAGAAGAAGGTCTTCTCCATCGAGGAGGCCGTGCGGATGCTGACCAGCCGACCGGCGGAGGTCTTCGGCATCACCGACCGGGGCACACTGGCCGAGGGCCGGCCCGCGGACATCGTGATCTTCGATCCCGAGACCGTCGGCTGCGGACCCGTCCAGCGTGTCTGGGATTTTCCGGCCGGCGCAGACCGGCTGATCTCGGAAGCCGACGGCATCGACGCGGTGATTGTCAACGGCACCGTAATCCGGCAGGACAATGCCGACGCCGTGGACCCCAACGGTCCCCTTCCTGGAAACCTGCTGCGTGGTGGACATGCCTGACACGACGAACCCCGACAACAAGCCGGCGCCGAAGGACTGGACGCCGGAACTCGACGAACTCCATCTCCGCGAGGAGATGACCGGCGGCATGGGCGGCCCCGACAAGGTGGCCCGCCAGCACGCCGGCGGACGGCTGACCGTCCGCGAACGCGTCCAGAAGATTGTCAACCGCGGCGTAAAATCCGACCACTGGGCGGCGTAAAAGTCGGTCACTTTTGGCGAGCGCAAGAGACCCGCGGGAGGGCGTAGCCCGAGCGGGTGTCTCTTGCGCGCGTGCGGGTTCTTTTTTATGGGCTTCTGGCGGCCTTGCGGGCGCGGCTTTGGGCAAGCCTGTAGCTCTCGCCGTTCATCTTGAGGATGGTGACGTGGTGTGTCAGCCGGTCGAGCAGCGCACCGGTCAGACGCTCGGTGCCGAAGGTCTCGGTCCATTCATCGAATGGCAGGTTGCTGGTGAACAGCGTAGAGCCTCGCTCATACCGCTGGGAGATCATTTCGAACAGCAACTCGGCGCCGGTCCTGGACAAGGGCACGAAGCCCAACTCATCGATGATCAGCAGCTTGACGCCGGCCATCTGCTTTTGCAGGCGGAGCAGCCGTCGTTCGTCGCGGGCTTGCATCAGGTCGTTGACCAGCGCGGCGGCCGTGGTGAAGCGGACCGACATGCCCTGTTGGCAGGCGGCCAGGCCGAGAGCGAGGGCGACATGGGTCTTGCCCGCGCCGCTGGGCCCAAGCGCAATGACATTCTCGCTCCGCTCGATCATCCGCCGCTCGCGGTCGATCAGTTCCAACTCGACCAGACGGGCCAGGAACCGGACATGGTCCTGGCCTTCGGCGGCGCACTGTCGGGCGAGCTTGTCATATTCCCGCAGGAAGGTCGGCAGCTTCAGCGTCTTCAGATGATCCGCGAGCAGGATCTTCGGGGCGTCACTCATTCCGCCGCCTCCGACGTCAGGGCCATATAGCTGGCGGCCGAGGTCGT
Above is a genomic segment from Minwuia thermotolerans containing:
- the istB gene encoding IS21-like element helper ATPase IstB — translated: MSDAPKILLADHLKTLKLPTFLREYDKLARQCAAEGQDHVRFLARLVELELIDRERRMIERSENVIALGPSGAGKTHVALALGLAACQQGMSVRFTTAAALVNDLMQARDERRLLRLQKQMAGVKLLIIDELGFVPLSRTGAELLFEMISQRYERGSTLFTSNLPFDEWTETFGTERLTGALLDRLTHHVTILKMNGESYRLAQSRARKAARSP
- a CDS encoding N-acyl-D-amino-acid deacylase family protein, giving the protein MLDLKITNGTIVDGTGAKGWKGDIGVKDGRIVAMGKVDGDAERTIDAKGHVVAPGFVDIHTHYDAQVVWDRMLSISPWHGVTTAVMGNCGFAVAPTRREHRDLIMRTLENVEGMSVAALTSGLGDWGFESFPEYLDALEKLGTAINISVFCGHTPLRLYVMGEEATEREANADELAEMKRLVEEAMDAGAIGFATSKAVTHTGYAGRPVPSRLASMQEIETLAGVLGEKDKGILQATIGRELFIPEFERIARQTGRPVTWTAMLAGTQLADGTAEEHLERTRELKNQGLDIVPQVTPRALMFEIQMKAPFIFEPVSVFKPVRGASFEEKKRLYADADFRDAFRHKLSGNIRPGFQRSFDMTIIADVPGHPELAEMTLADAAAQAGKHPTDFMLDISLSTDLEARFRMPVANHFEDEVEPLLKDGNTVIGLSDAGAHASQLCDACLPTHLLGRWVREKKVFSIEEAVRMLTSRPAEVFGITDRGTLAEGRPADIVIFDPETVGCGPVQRVWDFPAGADRLISEADGIDAVIVNGTVIRQDNADAVDPNGPLPGNLLRGGHA
- a CDS encoding amidohydrolase family protein translates to MSITPISADSHITEPPDCYSARIDKAWREKAPHIVKDPKFGEVFVIPGFDKPIPMGLVAAAGRDPKDLNFNTQNYGDLHPGGYDPKARLADQDRDGIFGEIIYPSVGMMLCNHPDFDYKKACFDAYNIWLQEYCDFAPGRLFGMPQIAMRTVDEGIADLMDLKARGFRGIMMPGEPAVADYDDPIYDPFYEAAVDLKMPLSFHILTSSNAAAGRTRGPRINSFQSIIRGNQDILGTFIFGGVFDRHPDLKIVCVEADAGWAPHWMYRADHAYKRHRYWMKCDELQRLPSEYFLEHIYLTFQDDWSAFQMKDLLNVDRLMWANDFPHSDATWPWSQEILAEQTVNLSDHEKQRILRDNVRELYDLPIQ